One segment of Struthio camelus isolate bStrCam1 chromosome 27, bStrCam1.hap1, whole genome shotgun sequence DNA contains the following:
- the PEBP4 gene encoding phosphatidylethanolamine-binding protein 4 isoform X1: protein MAPSPGATRLEGCFTSYFCRRTRAPQGSAPLCSLRPAAGRSAAGVFPAAGAGMAEAARCSRRAAEGLRAGCSSRDENIPASDTWRSPGLACEGEGSRGKSSTAERLGGWGFPGGSGWAWRKVWDGPRQRCLVHGALRGAVSARLPRGLHPVPDETRRRLDGAAKAGGSPRPRVLGPAPVPFAAASSAEPARFPAPPGPRRARAPGTPGDLLGGLCYASPHLYSQKSQLPSPESRRQKPSSPPAVLLPGNPRPVPPAPWVSLAARPAARRIKHAWSTVGLNAQAGWRGGLLPGGLRAPPGSPVAGRPASGARRFGVGATLFFCAVANVIALVPQKPQDVVFFPSSSSAEAANRWRWSIQRKGLPGPPGPARASRPRQVRRPGLPTPPGTPPPCPRWAQSRPGGTGQSPLAAGGASAGLSYPRSVCSRTGQDPCRVPHGRRCTGPARRAAPAQPRVQPGGARRGCKGSRPSAPRGLPRPAGWQRGNRRGPAGPGSALPLPSPAASAGFSWKAKPT from the exons ATGGCCCCGTCGCCTGGGGCAACGAGGCTCGAAGGCTGTTTCACTTCTTATTTCTGCCGAAGGACGAGGGCTCCGCAGGGGTCTGCGCCCCTCTGCTCCCTCCGGCCCGCCGCCGGCAGGAGCGCCGCCGGGGTTTttcccgcggcgggcgccgggatggcggaggcagcgcggtgcagccggcgcgcggccgagggGCTCCGagcgggctgcagcagcagggatgaAAATATCCCTGCTTCCGATACATGGCGGAGCCCCGGCTTGGCGTGCGAAggcgaggggagccgggggaaatCCAGCACGGCGGAGCGGCTCGGCGGCTGGGGATTTCCAGGCGGCTCAGGGTGGGcttggaggaaagtgtgggacgGTCCGCGCCAAAG GTGCCTGGTCCATGGAGCGCTTCGTGGAGCGGTTTCGGCTCGGCTCCCCCGTGGCCTCCACCCAGTTCCTGACGAAACACGACGGCGATTAGACGGGGCGGCCAAAGCCggcggctcgccccggccccgcgtgCTCGGCCCTGCGCCGGTCCCTTTTGCAGCCGCAAGCTCTGCCGAACCGGCCCGTTTCCCCGCACCGCCGGGCCCCCGCCGAGCCCGTGCCCCCGGCACGCCCGGGGACCTGCTGGGGGGGCTCTGCTATGCCAGCCCTCATCTTTACAGCCAGAAATCTCAGCTCCCCTCTCCCGAAAGCCGGAGGCAGAAACCCTCGTCTCCTCCCGCCGTGCTGCTCCCAGGAaacccccgtcccgtcccgcctgCGCCGTGGGTGTCTTTAGCGGCGAGGCCTGCAGCTCGCAGAATAAAACATGCATGGAGCACGGTGGGCTTGAATGCTCAGGCGGGCTGGCGAGGGGGGCTGCTCCCCGGGGGTCTccgggcgccgccgggcagccccgtggccgggcggccggcgagcgggGCTCGGAGGTTTGGTGTCGGTGCGACGCTGTTTTTCTGTGCGGTCGCAAACGTCATCGCTTTGGTCCCCCAGAAGCCACAGGACGTGGTTTTCTTTCCAAGCTCTTCTTCAGCGGAGGCGGCAAACCGATGGAGGTGGAGCATCCAGAGGAAGGGGCTGCCCGGTCCCCCGGGCCCTGCTCGGGCATCGCGGCCGCGCCAGGTAAGGCGGCCGGGGCTTCCCACGCCGCCCGGCACCCCGCCGCCGTGCCCGCGCTGGGCTCAGAGCCGGCCAGGCGGGACGGGGCAGAGCCCCCTTGCAGCCGGAGGAGCATCTGCAGGGCTGAGCTACCCCCGAAGCGTTTGCAGCCGGACAGGGCAAGACCCGTGCCGGGTCCCGCACGGACGGCGCTGCAcggggccggcgcgccgggcagccccggcgcagccccgcgtGCAGCCAGGAGGCGCTCGGCGGGGATGTAAGGGGTC
- the PEBP4 gene encoding phosphatidylethanolamine-binding protein 4 isoform X2 yields MAPSPGATRLEGCFTSYFCRRTRAPQGSAPLCSLRPAAGRSAAGVFPAAGAGMAEAARCSRRAAEGLRAGCSSRDENIPASDTWRSPGLACEGEGSRGKSSTAERLGGWGFPGGSGCLVHGALRGAVSARLPRGLHPVPDETRRRLDGAAKAGGSPRPRVLGPAPVPFAAASSAEPARFPAPPGPRRARAPGTPGDLLGGLCYASPHLYSQKSQLPSPESRRQKPSSPPAVLLPGNPRPVPPAPWVSLAARPAARRIKHAWSTVGLNAQAGWRGGLLPGGLRAPPGSPVAGRPASGARRFGVGATLFFCAVANVIALVPQKPQDVVFFPSSSSAEAANRWRWSIQRKGLPGPPGPARASRPRQVRRPGLPTPPGTPPPCPRWAQSRPGGTGQSPLAAGGASAGLSYPRSVCSRTGQDPCRVPHGRRCTGPARRAAPAQPRVQPGGARRGCKGSRPSAPRGLPRPAGWQRGNRRGPAGPGSALPLPSPAASAGFSWKAKPT; encoded by the exons ATGGCCCCGTCGCCTGGGGCAACGAGGCTCGAAGGCTGTTTCACTTCTTATTTCTGCCGAAGGACGAGGGCTCCGCAGGGGTCTGCGCCCCTCTGCTCCCTCCGGCCCGCCGCCGGCAGGAGCGCCGCCGGGGTTTttcccgcggcgggcgccgggatggcggaggcagcgcggtgcagccggcgcgcggccgagggGCTCCGagcgggctgcagcagcagggatgaAAATATCCCTGCTTCCGATACATGGCGGAGCCCCGGCTTGGCGTGCGAAggcgaggggagccgggggaaatCCAGCACGGCGGAGCGGCTCGGCGGCTGGGGATTTCCAGGCGGCTCAGG GTGCCTGGTCCATGGAGCGCTTCGTGGAGCGGTTTCGGCTCGGCTCCCCCGTGGCCTCCACCCAGTTCCTGACGAAACACGACGGCGATTAGACGGGGCGGCCAAAGCCggcggctcgccccggccccgcgtgCTCGGCCCTGCGCCGGTCCCTTTTGCAGCCGCAAGCTCTGCCGAACCGGCCCGTTTCCCCGCACCGCCGGGCCCCCGCCGAGCCCGTGCCCCCGGCACGCCCGGGGACCTGCTGGGGGGGCTCTGCTATGCCAGCCCTCATCTTTACAGCCAGAAATCTCAGCTCCCCTCTCCCGAAAGCCGGAGGCAGAAACCCTCGTCTCCTCCCGCCGTGCTGCTCCCAGGAaacccccgtcccgtcccgcctgCGCCGTGGGTGTCTTTAGCGGCGAGGCCTGCAGCTCGCAGAATAAAACATGCATGGAGCACGGTGGGCTTGAATGCTCAGGCGGGCTGGCGAGGGGGGCTGCTCCCCGGGGGTCTccgggcgccgccgggcagccccgtggccgggcggccggcgagcgggGCTCGGAGGTTTGGTGTCGGTGCGACGCTGTTTTTCTGTGCGGTCGCAAACGTCATCGCTTTGGTCCCCCAGAAGCCACAGGACGTGGTTTTCTTTCCAAGCTCTTCTTCAGCGGAGGCGGCAAACCGATGGAGGTGGAGCATCCAGAGGAAGGGGCTGCCCGGTCCCCCGGGCCCTGCTCGGGCATCGCGGCCGCGCCAGGTAAGGCGGCCGGGGCTTCCCACGCCGCCCGGCACCCCGCCGCCGTGCCCGCGCTGGGCTCAGAGCCGGCCAGGCGGGACGGGGCAGAGCCCCCTTGCAGCCGGAGGAGCATCTGCAGGGCTGAGCTACCCCCGAAGCGTTTGCAGCCGGACAGGGCAAGACCCGTGCCGGGTCCCGCACGGACGGCGCTGCAcggggccggcgcgccgggcagccccggcgcagccccgcgtGCAGCCAGGAGGCGCTCGGCGGGGATGTAAGGGGTC